A genomic segment from Osmerus mordax isolate fOsmMor3 chromosome 5, fOsmMor3.pri, whole genome shotgun sequence encodes:
- the si:ch211-223a10.1 gene encoding putative ZDHHC-type palmitoyltransferase 6 isoform X2 → MLPLPAGCSDDEGDIFDSIQRGNIEQCANFIQLDRSVLKHKGWGGFTPLHVAALHGNRAMVDLVLSNGADPNLTCDAGQTAFHFACRQGNVYVMHQMMQHGADLRIVDLQGKTALHHAVSGGSIVAVHYLWETGMFRFSDGDMYQVTPLHLAASTGNTEVVRYLLREQRCSVDAVDQQGATALHVAAERGAVEVCWTLLQRAGYRLLHIKNYNGLTPLDLSRQGKTFRHQQLTKLLSQYIREPMHLKPQESHLLYYWTVLFPSLSGAAILLVASMLGGYGGLVCSLLFPWLARSIFTQFHRMTTYQRLPNPVYLGTLIAGLFHSLLCFYGKIIPSVWPASGLMHVSVVHFSLVLVLFWKVLIQDPGTLGPADADPRFSSIADLVENNENPQRFCIYCELFQPDHTKHCKLCDVCVRDYDHHCLFLNCCVGQGNHRLFLLFILSMVTAHLFFVAVATRYLYVAFVVGGWSLSSGLSVLGTEFWVVVMATLNAFTLLWEAWLLTEQFDAIAMGTTTYFRQCETSMRQRSLGQRFMAVLIFLLEGRQRVGRGLTEQDSPSIDI, encoded by the exons ATGCTTCCGCTGCCCGCCGGTTGCTCGGACGACGAAGGAGACATATTTGACAGCATTCAGAGAGGAAATATTGAACAATGTGCAAATTTCATTCAACTTGATCGATCTGTCCTCAAACATAAAG gctgGGGTGGGTTCACCCCTCTCCATGTTGCTGCTCTCCATGGTAACCGTGCCATGGTGGACCTGGTGCTTAGCAACGGCGCTGACCCCAACTTGACATGCGATGCTGGCCAGACAGCCTTCCATTTCGCCTGCAG ACAGGGCAATGTGTATGTGATGCACCAGATGATGCAGCATGGAGCCGACCTTCGCATTGTCGACCTGCAAGGCAAGACAGCACTGCACCATGCAGTCAGTGGGGGTAGCAT tgtggccGTGCACTACCTATGGGAGACAGGCATGTTCAGGTTCTCAGATGGGGATATGTACCAGGTCACACCTCTACATCTGGCTGCTTCCACAGGCAACACTGAAGTGGTCCGCTACCTGCTCCGAGAGCAG AGGTGTTCCGTGGATGCAGTGGACCAGCAGGGGGCGACAGCACTGCACGTGGCAGCAGAGCGGGGCGCGGTGGAGGTGTGCTGGACCTTGCTGCAGAGGGCCGGATACAGGCTGTTACACATCAAGAACTACAACGGCCTCACTCCCCTTGACCTTAGCAGGCAGGGGAAGACCTTCAG ACATCAGCAGCTCACCAAACTGCTGAGTCAGTACATCCGTGAGCCCATGCACCTGAAACCTCAAGAGTCTCATC TACTGTACTACTGGACTGTGCTATTCCCGTCGCTGAGCGGAGCCGCCATCCTACTGGTGGCCTCCATGCTGGGGGGCTACGGGGGCCTggtctgcagcctgctcttccCCTGGCTGGCCCGCAGCATCTTCACACAGTTCCACCGCATGACCACCTACCAGAG GCTGCCCAACCCTGTGTATCTGGGGACCCTGATAGCCGGTCTGTTCCACTCACTGCTCTGCTTCTATGGCAAGATCATTCCCA GTGTCTGGCCAGCCAGCGGTCTGATGCATGTGTCCGTTGTCCACTTCtccctggttctggttctgttctggaaggttctgaTCCAGGACCCGGGAACGCTCGGCCCGGCGGACGCAGACCCTCGATTCTCCAGCATCGCAGACCTGGTGGAGAACAACGAGAACCCTCAGAGATTCTGTATCTACTGTGAG TTGTTCCAGCCAGACCACACCAAACACTGCAagctgtgtgacgtgtgtgtgagagactacgACCATCACTGCCTCTTCCTCAACTGCTGCGTCGGCCAAGGCAACCACcgcctcttccttctctttatCCTCTCCATGGTGACCGCACACCTCTTCTTTGTTGCCGTGGCTACACGTTACCTGTATGTGGCTTTCGTGGTCGGTGGGTGGAGCCTGTCATCAGGGCTTTCTGTGCTGGGGACAGAATTCTGGGTGGTGGTTATGGCAACCTTGAATGCTTTCACGCTACTCTGGGAGGCGTGGCTTCTGACAGAACAGTTTGACGCCATTGCCATGGGAACCACCACCTATTTCAGACAGTGCGAGACCTCTATGCGACAACGGTCACTAGGACAGCGTTTTATGGCTGTGCTGATATTCCTATTGGAGGGAAGGCAGCGTGTAGGGCGGGGCCTTACAGAGCAGGACAGTCCCTCTATAGACATCTAG
- the si:ch211-223a10.1 gene encoding uncharacterized protein si:ch211-223a10.1 isoform X1, with protein MLPLPAGCSDDEGDIFDSIQRGNIEQCANFIQLDRSVLKHKGWGGFTPLHVAALHGNRAMVDLVLSNGADPNLTCDAGQTAFHFACRQGNVYVMHQMMQHGADLRIVDLQGKTALHHAVSGGSIVAVHYLWETGMFRFSDGDMYQVTPLHLAASTGNTEVVRYLLREQGSSYLLFQRCSVDAVDQQGATALHVAAERGAVEVCWTLLQRAGYRLLHIKNYNGLTPLDLSRQGKTFRHQQLTKLLSQYIREPMHLKPQESHLLYYWTVLFPSLSGAAILLVASMLGGYGGLVCSLLFPWLARSIFTQFHRMTTYQRLPNPVYLGTLIAGLFHSLLCFYGKIIPSVWPASGLMHVSVVHFSLVLVLFWKVLIQDPGTLGPADADPRFSSIADLVENNENPQRFCIYCELFQPDHTKHCKLCDVCVRDYDHHCLFLNCCVGQGNHRLFLLFILSMVTAHLFFVAVATRYLYVAFVVGGWSLSSGLSVLGTEFWVVVMATLNAFTLLWEAWLLTEQFDAIAMGTTTYFRQCETSMRQRSLGQRFMAVLIFLLEGRQRVGRGLTEQDSPSIDI; from the exons ATGCTTCCGCTGCCCGCCGGTTGCTCGGACGACGAAGGAGACATATTTGACAGCATTCAGAGAGGAAATATTGAACAATGTGCAAATTTCATTCAACTTGATCGATCTGTCCTCAAACATAAAG gctgGGGTGGGTTCACCCCTCTCCATGTTGCTGCTCTCCATGGTAACCGTGCCATGGTGGACCTGGTGCTTAGCAACGGCGCTGACCCCAACTTGACATGCGATGCTGGCCAGACAGCCTTCCATTTCGCCTGCAG ACAGGGCAATGTGTATGTGATGCACCAGATGATGCAGCATGGAGCCGACCTTCGCATTGTCGACCTGCAAGGCAAGACAGCACTGCACCATGCAGTCAGTGGGGGTAGCAT tgtggccGTGCACTACCTATGGGAGACAGGCATGTTCAGGTTCTCAGATGGGGATATGTACCAGGTCACACCTCTACATCTGGCTGCTTCCACAGGCAACACTGAAGTGGTCCGCTACCTGCTCCGAGAGCAG GGCTCTTCCTATCTGCTGTTCCAGAGGTGTTCCGTGGATGCAGTGGACCAGCAGGGGGCGACAGCACTGCACGTGGCAGCAGAGCGGGGCGCGGTGGAGGTGTGCTGGACCTTGCTGCAGAGGGCCGGATACAGGCTGTTACACATCAAGAACTACAACGGCCTCACTCCCCTTGACCTTAGCAGGCAGGGGAAGACCTTCAG ACATCAGCAGCTCACCAAACTGCTGAGTCAGTACATCCGTGAGCCCATGCACCTGAAACCTCAAGAGTCTCATC TACTGTACTACTGGACTGTGCTATTCCCGTCGCTGAGCGGAGCCGCCATCCTACTGGTGGCCTCCATGCTGGGGGGCTACGGGGGCCTggtctgcagcctgctcttccCCTGGCTGGCCCGCAGCATCTTCACACAGTTCCACCGCATGACCACCTACCAGAG GCTGCCCAACCCTGTGTATCTGGGGACCCTGATAGCCGGTCTGTTCCACTCACTGCTCTGCTTCTATGGCAAGATCATTCCCA GTGTCTGGCCAGCCAGCGGTCTGATGCATGTGTCCGTTGTCCACTTCtccctggttctggttctgttctggaaggttctgaTCCAGGACCCGGGAACGCTCGGCCCGGCGGACGCAGACCCTCGATTCTCCAGCATCGCAGACCTGGTGGAGAACAACGAGAACCCTCAGAGATTCTGTATCTACTGTGAG TTGTTCCAGCCAGACCACACCAAACACTGCAagctgtgtgacgtgtgtgtgagagactacgACCATCACTGCCTCTTCCTCAACTGCTGCGTCGGCCAAGGCAACCACcgcctcttccttctctttatCCTCTCCATGGTGACCGCACACCTCTTCTTTGTTGCCGTGGCTACACGTTACCTGTATGTGGCTTTCGTGGTCGGTGGGTGGAGCCTGTCATCAGGGCTTTCTGTGCTGGGGACAGAATTCTGGGTGGTGGTTATGGCAACCTTGAATGCTTTCACGCTACTCTGGGAGGCGTGGCTTCTGACAGAACAGTTTGACGCCATTGCCATGGGAACCACCACCTATTTCAGACAGTGCGAGACCTCTATGCGACAACGGTCACTAGGACAGCGTTTTATGGCTGTGCTGATATTCCTATTGGAGGGAAGGCAGCGTGTAGGGCGGGGCCTTACAGAGCAGGACAGTCCCTCTATAGACATCTAG